AGTTACATACGTAGAACCCTATGTTCTGAAGCACGACTAATTTAGACAATAGCTCGTTGCTGTACCTTGATGGCTGCTTGTAACTTTCTGGCTGGCACACTATAATTTAAGCCCATGCGTTGCCAGTATTACAGGTGCATAATTGCTTAATTTAGACTATAGTTAGCAACTCACCCTGACAACAGTTTATTAATACTTCAATCTTGTACTTCAGTAGTTCATATTATGGCAAGTCTAGATCTATCTCAACAAGAGAAAAAAGAACTTAATTGCCGTTGTTATTGTTATGCCATTGTTACTGTGACctgaaatggtggccatgtgctactttactttgtttggcctctgGTCTTAGCTTGCGACAGTggtcaggcagacaggcaggcagaccaaaatttgagttttgatAACTTTTGGCTTTTAGAGGTAGCATTTGGGTGCAGATTTGGGGGGAGGAAACCCTATTAGTACTATTTGATATTGATGCATTTTGATATACGTAAGTGAATGCCCAGCACACTGGACAAAAATGGCTGTAGAAGTCAGATTTGTAAGGTTGTATTAAAAGTAACAGGCCAAGAATATTTTGGACGTGAAGGCCAACTAAATTCTCCTGGGATTGAAAATGAAATGGAACTTTGCCCAAGAGATGTCACAGACAAAATTAGTTATCAAGGATTTAACAGAAGTTTTGCTGGAACAATGGTAGTGTTCACCAAATTATGTAGCCTCACCCTATATTACATGTTCCTTATTTTTATACAGGCACAAAGTATGGAAGAGGAGTTTACTTTGCTTGGGATGCTAGTTATTCAGCATATGATGTTTTCTGTCCCAAAGATGTGAACGGTTGCAAGTACATGTTTTTAGCAACATAGTTGGAGATCCCAGTTACATCCAGCCACCCCCAAAGAATCCTAATGATTTAGCGATGTTGTGGATAACATCACCAGACCATCAATATTTGTGATATTTGGAGATGCTCAGGCTTACCCAGAATACCTTATTACTTTTACTTAAAATTGTTTTACATTTCAAGAGTGTATATAGATGTTTGTTTTGTAGTATGTGATCATTGTAATGCACTAGTTTTTGTACATGCACTGTTTCCAACAAGACTTGACTTATCATTATATCAACTTTATATCATATATAATTAAGGTATGAGCTATGAGGTTAAATGTTCCATTCTATAACTGAttgaaattaaaattttcatcaataaaaattTTAACTATCTACCTCATCAACTTTTGTACTGCTATAGGGTAGTTCCCAGGTAgcagtgtatgtgtacatgataTTATAGCGATGAAATATCAGATGGAGGTGACAACTTTGCAACCCAATGTATGTTGACCCCAGGACTGATTCAGCAAATTGTTCAGTGTCTTGGGATTAGTATGTAAAAGGAGATTTAAACCAGTGATGGAGTTACTATAATAAGAAGAGGTGAAGAGACTGAAGAACGAGGTAGCAAGATAAACTGGAACTGATCCAGCAACAATAAGTGAGTCTCTCTGTGCATGCTTGTgtaatacatactgtactagtgTATGTTTACATTTGGTTGCTGCACCAACTAGCCCCACCCACCTCTTGCTGTGGCTCAGATGTGTCTCATATAGTATAACTATGACTTCTCTTGTACATAAATCAACTCTGCATCACCTACAGGGGTAACGGGAAAGAGGAGGCAGTGCTGGTAAGATTTCAGAGTGAATTGAGGATCCAAATAAACCTTACTACCACTACAGTAACAATAGGGGAATACCCTATTATCATGTGGTGTACAGAATATGTCCTAGGTCAATAGATGGAGCAACTTAATGATGAGGAGTTGAAACAGTTAACTTGTAGGAGTAATGCTGTGTATTCCAAAGCAGTTGAACTACATAAAATGTTCTTGAAGTTGCATGGTTACCCCcaattatgtgactgaatttgaaaATTAACTGTCTTAAACAATTAGAATCTAGCATGGTGTTGTTAGTAGCAGAAATacttttcacattttttttgttattgAAGGTATCTATGGGTTATTCTATCTTTACATGGGTAGAAAATTATAATACTGTGTCTAACAttcccataagggtgattttccaaaatttggtcacatgtgTGTCAAGATATCCCATGGTTATTGAATATCAATCTGTCCAAACAGGTCATTAGAATGGGTAGCACTAACGTTTAGCACATGGAAAAAAATTATCCATTTGACAGACTTATAAAATATTTCTCTAATAAAATTTCCATGCCTCAAGTATTtactgacttttctattagagcatgtaAATATATAAATGTTAATCCATGACTTTTGTGCAGTGTAATGGGCCATGATATGACTACAGCTCTGCGGCATGCATAGTTGTTATGCTCACACTATGCTAGATACTTCTTATACAAATTATTTcagcaagggcggatttagggggggtgctttgggtgctgaagcaccccctctCCAAATTgttaccatgtgcaagctaggaagcttctagaagttgcagtatagatgcaattgcatcttatacgtatgcatggataacgaaaagatggaaagagcaggaaaaatggctaatctttacttagaattactaagaggggttaaaattatacttttggtgtcagacttaacctaaaagctgctaaaatcgaaatactctgatagaacagtcaactactctaatagaacatccatcataatattTTTTccaagaagttgccagtgtgttttcttaacctgtgcactgctatcttaccattgctccaaacatcctgccatatactaatcactttctgagagcaacttctgtcaaatatttcaatattatagtgggtatttcagttgttgctacattgatgcttgagttgacatgcttaagtcaaacagttaatttcttagcatgtatacagttaacaaggttGTAGTAGCtgtctgagaactgtttgtttttgctttatcagtaccaaagttccatgctgcatttatctgaatctagcatcaattgaagctagtAAAACTTAATGTCATATAGGGTTTGCACTCCCAGACCCCTTGAAgttcaactttataagctcaaaagATGCCACAGCATTTACACTGTCACATTATAAGgaggttagttgtggccaaaaactagttgtatatgtaagtgactttgaactctggttgtaaaaaacttaatatggtgatggggccatatagttgtaaaaagtcagattgaaagagtaacagaacagtctgtggctatatgTATAcgtactacaaagttgaagttatttttgtgtgcactttaaatctctacagctagtgtgaccttaagatccaattctgtgtatgtctttgacaatccactattatgtattgccttataatccactagcatttaaaagtgtagttccgtctttctaaaattgcttacaactgaactcatccatcttgtacccccacaatcatttagtacaatagagtattttgttaaaaatagcttccagattcaatcctGTGATAGCCATATTCCAAAAATGTCCAGAGGGAGCATCatcccagaccccctagctggaaaattctatgTATGTGTACTCTATACgctgcatggtgagtgtatacttgtcctctcaagccctctcttcattggtactgtttggacattatagtttgagccatgagactgtaaagcacactagctataccttaaaccaagcaatacactaaatttagcaattttgtaTATTGATGGatttaccatataaattttattaattcgtgaattgatgtaatcaattagcaaaaaaccaaactctaaatttgctaaatttaatgtaccactaaattaaggtatttcaaacacaaaattaatggcaagtattgatcatgtgtagctacatccttctccttcctgttcttaatgtaaaaaaatatatttttagttactggctgtgcccttatatgacagctagtagCTATTactggaataatggtgtcatttcatcatcattacagttaggtgactcacaatgctttacaagcattgaGAATCatttaaacaaagtggcatcatttttcagtcaaaaatattgcaaaattttaatattgaataggctaaatttgcaaaacttttctgtgggggcatgcccccagactcccctagatagagcatgctccggatgctgagtgtgcttcgcacactatagctagttgtattaactAAAGCTATGGTTGtcacttttcttagccaaccaaccattatgttagcacccccttctgaaatcctagatctgcccctgttcAGTGCAACAATATGCTGGTATACACTATCAGTAGAGGAATAGGAAGACTGTATAGAGTTCTGTAATTATAAAAAATAGTTTGTCAAATATTAAATCATATGTTTGGAGCATAACATGTAGTGGTGGGAGTAAATGGTAATGAAAACTCTATATGTTTGTCTATCATGCATACATGTTATGATATCAGTATTCTTAGCAAGTACATTATGGTATTTCGCTGTAGAGTGAGTAGATGGAAACCCTATGGAAGTCATTTATATATCTAGGTATTGTATTACAATGCATTATTATTGTTAGAGTAAACTTTAAGATAAAGGTATATGTCCACCAGccagcaatatatatatatatatatatatatatatgtatgtatataacatGTTACTGACTATATTTTCACATTTAATGTAAGTattgtacaaaaaaaaacaaacaaacaaagcaaacaaacaacagcaacaaaaaCAGTTATGTAGTATAGCAACGTATACACATCACTGCATGTACACAAAGTTAGATACTATATCCATAATATATAGctgcatgtagctatgtaaCTATGTACAGTTAGACATGTACAATAGACATGAGCCAGTGCATCAATTCATTCAATCTGCTGGGGCAAACTGGTTGATTGTGCTGCACATAACCACAGAGATTGGCATGATGCTGTGGTGAAAGGCTTGGCTGTGATATATAGCAAATTGCCTGGTATTGAATATAATTCTCTCAATAATGTTGTTTGATACTTAATATTCATATCTATAGGTCTTCCATTTTGGTAGTATGGTCACGGTTGACCACAGATTTGGGTTTGTTTTGCTGCAACATGGTTCGTGCATTTCTTGTAGCATTAAGGTTCTCCACTTAAACACTAACAGCAATGGACTGATTTACAATTAGAAAGACAAATGGACTGATTTACAATAAGAAAGACAAATTTACAAGAAGAAAGACAACAAGTTTGGCTGGCTGCAATAGCACTTAATTGGAAGAATGTGTAATTACTAATTCTGTAATCAAAATTCGAAACGTAGGAATTTTCATGATCCATCAACCAGTGTTCTTTTGGACTGTAGTCTGTAGTTAAAGAACAAGCAATTAAAAAATTACCTCAATCAAACTTCATGATAAGTGTGAAAGGGAACATGGAGTGAGAAAATTTGATTTAAGCGTTGAATGCCAGTAGACAGAAACCTCACTTGTTGTACTGTAAATTTTACACTGAAAACAATATGATTATAGCTACCATGCATCTACTTTCAACAACATAACTTAAACAACTAACATGCATGTATACCATACTACATAGCTATGGGATAAACTTTTATGGCATGCATTCCTAGACTTCATATACTACTGCCATGTAATTTCCCAGAAGTGGCATAAAAGTTTTCTGTTTCCATTGTTGGTCATGCATCATGATGTTTATTGTGATGTGATATGTGATCAGATGACTCAGACTGCACTTCAAAGACACCCAgacaaaataattttattgttaacatTCCTAAGCCCACCAAATGTTTATTATATTAAGTGGTAGCTTCTAAGCTTTAAGGGTAAGTTGACAATCCACTAACATTTTTGATTAATGCATTCATTACAGTACTAGTAGCAGAAACTATGCTGTAGCCATACTTACAGACTATTGTGACTTCATTATtgatataaataattattacatgaaGTGACTAATACAAAactgtagttatactgtacCAGAAACTAATTATATTCTAGTTCAGTTACTTTGATCAGATGGAGCATATTGATAGTTGTGTACCACACCGTAGTTTGGTGTAAAGGTCAGAGAAATCTGCTTGGATTTTGAATCTTGAAGTGTAAGTAATTTCATGACCCTTTCgtatacaatattattatttctAATAAAGTCAATATCAGTGGGATCATCAGGAGTGGGTACACTAGATCCTTCAGGTCCTCTGTATGGAATGGTTCCAATGATGATCGGCAACTCTGTTCTAAGAACACGTCCACCTAGTGGGCCTTTGAGCTTCATCACTACCTCTAATACATAAGAAACCTTAAGTATACGACACTTAGCAATGGTAGGAGGTATCAATGGAATGGGTAGCAATTTGTTGTGCCAATTTCCAGGGCCTTCAACAGTTTGAATAATGTTGGTCATTTCAATGCTCTTACTATCATAAACGGCGTTTGTCACAGCTTTACCATTCCGATGAAATGGTTTACCACAGAAACAGATTGTTTGCTTCAAGTTGGCTTTTATAGGTGGTTGATCCCTGTCATGTAGTTTGGTAGCAGTTTTTAGATTCTCAGTTTCCACAGTGATAGCAATGGACTCACCAGGACAATACCCACATCGATCCGTTTTAACATTTAGCACATGTAAACTAGATTTGTAAAAACGTTGTTTTTCCTGCTGTGATCTTGAGAGTGGATGCAACAACTTAGGTATATTTACATCAATGGAACCACTGATAGAAATTGAAAGACTAGTGGAGTGATCAAACTGGAATAGGGCTGTTTGTGATATACCAGCAGTTAGCACATATCGTATATAGCCTTTGGGTATAGGTTGCTCATATGATGAAGGGAGCTTATGGTCTAAACTGGCTGGCAGGTCAATCCTGAAAGGAAACTTGTGCTCACCCGCTGGTAAGCCAATTAATTGTCGGGGTGCACCATCAGCTGTTGTTCGGTTTCCAGCAACATCCCACAATTCTACTGCCAATTCcaaagttgtttcaacatcagTACATATGGCAGGAATGGAATCAATTCGATTTCCAA
This portion of the Dysidea avara chromosome 12, odDysAvar1.4, whole genome shotgun sequence genome encodes:
- the LOC136240367 gene encoding arrestin domain-containing protein 4-like, which translates into the protein MSVVQRPSVFKIELHDNNDPSRPSAPLVYYPGSTIAGNVVIHSMQVMKPLHQMKIQLIGKAHVNWQDRIAVRVGNRIDSIPAICTDVETTLELAVELWDVAGNRTTADGAPRQLIGLPAGEHKFPFRIDLPASLDHKLPSSYEQPIPKGYIRYVLTAGISQTALFQFDHSTSLSISISGSIDVNIPKLLHPLSRSQQEKQRFYKSSLHVLNVKTDRCGYCPGESIAITVETENLKTATKLHDRDQPPIKANLKQTICFCGKPFHRNGKAVTNAVYDSKSIEMTNIIQTVEGPGNWHNKLLPIPLIPPTIAKCRILKVSYVLEVVMKLKGPLGGRVLRTELPIIIGTIPYRGPEGSSVPTPDDPTDIDFIRNNNIVYERVMKLLTLQDSKSKQISLTFTPNYGVVHNYQYAPSDQSN